One region of Microbacterium rhizosphaerae genomic DNA includes:
- a CDS encoding ABC transporter substrate-binding protein: MKGLRKVLTVAAVAAVSAIALSACAGTSTPAKTSGSPLVVWTDATREAAFKAYQTAHPDVKMKIEVVDGSGMLSKIQLANRVGSGWPDVIFDPTTNEIAALQSQLFNFAAPLDKAVPKNVQDGFSTKNSICKIDGKLYCLQNDLAQSILWVNKPLMAQFGYQVPTTWDEYKALGQKVAAEHPGYIIGAAGGANIWYDFLWSSGCPLADVKSSNQVHINTADAKCTRVADTLDPLLADGSVSRLAPFDAGMNKLAKDGKVLMMPGPSWMGEYVIKASTGYGAPAGTIVAGAMPTWTGETTNWSGAYGGGIYVVSRHAADPAAAAAVAQWVSTNDAYQKTAPTYPAYAPAATTWSQTVTASGYYAEDPVPVLKDQAAKINPAVGATRYQVDATVVSTVVASIKAGGDIASTLKPLQDQLSGLAQAAGYEVVTK, translated from the coding sequence ATGAAGGGCCTGCGGAAGGTCCTCACCGTCGCCGCCGTGGCCGCGGTCTCGGCGATCGCGCTGTCGGCCTGCGCGGGCACGAGCACGCCGGCCAAGACCTCCGGCTCGCCGCTGGTGGTCTGGACGGATGCGACGCGCGAGGCCGCGTTCAAGGCGTACCAGACGGCGCACCCGGACGTGAAGATGAAGATCGAGGTCGTCGACGGGAGCGGCATGCTGAGCAAGATCCAGCTCGCGAACCGGGTCGGCTCGGGGTGGCCCGACGTCATCTTCGACCCGACGACGAACGAGATCGCGGCCCTGCAGAGCCAGCTGTTCAACTTCGCGGCGCCGCTCGACAAGGCGGTTCCGAAGAACGTCCAGGACGGCTTCTCGACGAAGAACTCCATCTGCAAGATCGACGGAAAGCTCTACTGCCTGCAGAACGACCTCGCGCAGTCCATCCTCTGGGTCAACAAGCCGCTGATGGCGCAGTTCGGCTACCAGGTACCGACAACGTGGGACGAGTACAAGGCGCTCGGCCAGAAGGTCGCCGCCGAGCACCCCGGCTACATCATCGGAGCTGCCGGCGGCGCGAACATCTGGTACGACTTCCTCTGGAGCAGCGGCTGCCCGCTGGCAGACGTCAAGTCCAGCAACCAAGTGCACATCAACACGGCCGACGCTAAGTGCACCCGCGTTGCCGACACCCTCGACCCGCTGCTCGCCGACGGCTCCGTCTCGCGGCTGGCCCCGTTCGATGCGGGCATGAACAAGCTCGCCAAGGACGGCAAGGTGCTGATGATGCCCGGGCCGTCGTGGATGGGCGAGTACGTCATCAAGGCCTCTACCGGGTACGGCGCGCCCGCGGGCACGATCGTCGCGGGTGCCATGCCGACGTGGACGGGCGAGACCACCAACTGGTCCGGCGCATATGGGGGCGGCATCTATGTCGTGTCGCGTCACGCAGCCGACCCTGCGGCCGCGGCCGCGGTCGCCCAGTGGGTGAGCACGAACGACGCCTACCAGAAGACCGCTCCGACGTACCCGGCCTACGCTCCGGCCGCGACGACGTGGTCGCAGACGGTCACCGCCAGCGGCTACTACGCCGAGGACCCGGTGCCGGTGCTCAAGGACCAGGCGGCGAAGATCAACCCCGCGGTCGGCGCCACGCGTTACCAGGTCGACGCGACGGTCGTGTCCACTGTGGTCGCATCGATCAAGGCGGGCGGCGACATCGCCAGCACGCTCAAGCCGTTGCAGGACCAGCTCTCCGGACTGGCGCAGGCGGCAGGGTACGAAGTCGTCACCAAGTAG
- a CDS encoding GntR family transcriptional regulator: protein MADPLATDPFELSLRRPAPRRVLADEVYEILRESLLSQRIAPGARLNLDQLARELHVSNTPVRQALARLEADGLVTKEPYIGFTASPLLDSRTIEELYDLRLLIEPAGAGRAAKRGPAEWIAKLEEIVTAAEGMLEEQLPEHAEALGNADAEFHLAVASAGGNGVIVDYLGQVLTQMSRYTLYSSRQAAHHAWEEHRTVLEAIERGDSDEALKAMRAHLRNGWDRVHELVN from the coding sequence ATGGCGGATCCCCTGGCAACGGACCCTTTCGAGCTGTCGCTGCGCCGCCCGGCCCCGCGCCGCGTGCTGGCCGATGAAGTGTACGAGATCCTGCGTGAGAGTCTCCTGTCACAGCGCATCGCACCCGGCGCGCGGTTGAACCTCGACCAACTCGCCCGCGAGCTGCACGTCTCGAACACCCCCGTGCGCCAGGCCCTCGCCCGACTCGAAGCCGACGGCCTCGTGACGAAGGAGCCGTACATCGGGTTCACCGCATCCCCGCTCCTCGACTCGCGCACCATCGAGGAGCTCTACGACCTCCGCCTGCTGATCGAGCCCGCGGGCGCCGGCCGAGCCGCGAAGCGCGGCCCGGCGGAATGGATCGCGAAGCTCGAGGAGATCGTCACGGCCGCCGAGGGCATGCTCGAGGAGCAGTTGCCGGAGCATGCTGAGGCGCTCGGGAACGCCGATGCCGAGTTCCATCTCGCCGTCGCGAGCGCGGGGGGCAACGGGGTGATCGTCGACTATCTCGGCCAGGTGCTGACCCAGATGAGCAGGTACACGCTCTATTCCAGCCGGCAGGCTGCGCACCACGCGTGGGAGGAGCACCGGACCGTTCTCGAGGCGATCGAGCGCGGTGACTCGGACGAGGCGTTGAAGGCGATGCGCGCGCATCTGCGCAACGGCTGGGACCGCGTTCACGAGCTCGTGAACTGA
- a CDS encoding GDSL-type esterase/lipase family protein — MMGTDVPLHMIAQATRGALGVELTEAGLHIRRLPAWTVAQYADDRFLDVVTQNGSGVRLDFETTSSWIELGCRWDVLRSESVTLPLASLVVEINGTGTQAYPLEAGYGIDLVDSTGRITQFPGRETRMRLELPGAPTCRAVTVWLPQSARVTITGARSDAALAVRATAQPRWLHYGSSISQCNEAPDPLGAWPVLVARRLGLDLTNLGLAGQAHLDQFVARTIRDAEPDLITLKVGINMVAAGTMKARTLRSALHGFLDTIRESLPTTPITVISPIFSPDFETTPGPSHVADLERLESGTVTGDDRLTLRATRQILRDVATQRMANDQHLGYLDGTALLDSADIDLLPDRVHPNPTGYRAMAERFVGTSTSLPGFAGLTRHE; from the coding sequence ATGATGGGCACCGACGTCCCCCTGCACATGATTGCCCAGGCGACTCGCGGCGCCCTCGGCGTTGAGCTCACGGAGGCCGGTCTGCATATCCGCAGGCTGCCGGCCTGGACCGTTGCGCAGTACGCCGACGACCGCTTCCTCGATGTGGTCACGCAGAACGGATCCGGAGTTCGGCTGGACTTCGAGACGACGTCCTCCTGGATCGAGCTGGGCTGCCGGTGGGACGTGCTGCGCTCCGAAAGCGTCACGCTGCCACTTGCCTCGCTTGTCGTCGAGATAAACGGGACCGGCACCCAGGCTTACCCGCTCGAAGCAGGGTACGGAATAGACCTTGTCGACTCGACTGGCCGGATCACACAGTTCCCGGGCCGGGAGACCCGCATGCGACTCGAGCTTCCCGGAGCGCCAACGTGTCGCGCCGTGACCGTCTGGCTCCCGCAAAGCGCACGCGTGACCATCACCGGCGCTCGATCTGACGCCGCGCTGGCAGTGCGCGCCACGGCTCAGCCTCGCTGGCTTCACTACGGCAGCTCGATCAGCCAATGCAATGAAGCACCTGATCCGCTCGGTGCCTGGCCTGTCCTAGTCGCGCGTCGTCTCGGTCTGGATCTGACCAACCTCGGATTGGCCGGGCAGGCCCACCTCGACCAGTTCGTTGCCAGAACGATCCGAGACGCGGAACCCGACCTCATCACTCTCAAAGTCGGTATCAACATGGTTGCGGCAGGGACGATGAAGGCGCGTACTCTGCGCTCGGCCCTTCACGGATTCCTGGACACCATCCGTGAATCCCTCCCGACGACACCGATCACTGTGATTTCGCCGATCTTCAGCCCGGACTTCGAAACCACGCCGGGGCCAAGTCACGTGGCAGACCTCGAGCGGCTCGAGTCCGGCACCGTGACGGGTGACGACCGTCTCACACTGCGGGCGACTCGGCAGATTCTTCGCGATGTCGCAACACAGCGTATGGCGAATGATCAACATCTCGGCTACCTCGACGGAACGGCCCTCCTCGATTCCGCAGACATCGATCTGCTTCCGGACCGGGTCCATCCGAATCCGACCGGATATCGAGCGATGGCCGAACGATTCGTCGGCACCAGTACGAGTCTCCCCGGCTTCGCCGGCCTCACCCGTCACGAATGA
- a CDS encoding Fic family protein has protein sequence MSAPERVPEFMDDLLAYLNRDDVPALMQAAIAHAQFELIHPFTDGNGRIGRALVSASLRRRGVARHAVIPLASGILARREEYFEALGLYRSGDPEPLALLFMRSAQVEASESRISIERIKARPEEWAAQVKARRGSAAATLLPVFYDHPGMTAAEVEAHAGANTSAVYTAIARLEDAAVIREITGRKRDRVWVANDLLAELDDLDRRIQAAMR, from the coding sequence ATGAGCGCACCCGAGCGTGTGCCTGAATTCATGGATGACCTGCTCGCCTACCTGAACCGCGACGATGTGCCCGCGCTGATGCAAGCCGCGATCGCCCACGCCCAGTTCGAGTTGATCCACCCCTTCACCGACGGCAACGGCCGGATCGGGCGGGCGCTCGTCTCGGCGTCGCTGCGTCGCCGGGGTGTCGCTCGGCACGCCGTGATCCCGCTGGCCAGCGGGATCCTCGCCCGACGGGAGGAGTATTTCGAGGCGCTGGGGCTCTATCGGTCGGGCGACCCGGAGCCGCTGGCACTGCTGTTCATGCGGTCGGCGCAGGTCGAGGCATCCGAGTCTCGCATCTCGATCGAGAGGATCAAGGCGCGACCGGAGGAGTGGGCTGCCCAGGTGAAGGCTCGGAGGGGCTCCGCTGCAGCGACCCTGCTGCCCGTCTTCTACGACCACCCCGGCATGACCGCCGCAGAGGTCGAGGCTCACGCCGGCGCCAACACCTCCGCCGTGTACACCGCGATCGCTCGGCTCGAGGACGCGGCGGTGATCCGCGAGATCACGGGCCGCAAACGCGACCGGGTGTGGGTCGCCAACGACCTGCTCGCGGAGCTGGACGACCTGGACCGCCGCATCCAGGCGGCCATGCGCTGA
- a CDS encoding DUF3105 domain-containing protein, producing the protein MRPRVRRLTVLLAASSILLCACAAGSPPESGSSRLSPSAASGASAGGEIIPAGPAAGAPATTQRPVTTVADDSGIPGVIAWSTAVDANGTALGGAEEHTHVTGKVTYVSAPPAGGPHDPVWMNAGVYDKPVPSERAVHTLEHGGVWIAYRASLPAAQVRQLVDFVGKQTVIREQIPGLPGQSNRYLTLAPWADDNLPSPIVISSWGHQLQLSDPADARLQRFVDVFRFSRTYSPEYGAPVDGVPVQTGGVAARYGGTVPNPSGSADEASAN; encoded by the coding sequence ATGCGCCCTCGTGTCCGTCGTCTGACCGTGCTCCTTGCTGCGTCGAGCATCCTTCTCTGTGCGTGTGCGGCCGGCAGCCCTCCCGAATCGGGCTCCAGCCGCCTGAGCCCGTCAGCGGCGTCGGGCGCCTCGGCGGGCGGCGAGATCATCCCCGCGGGGCCCGCGGCGGGCGCACCCGCGACGACCCAGCGGCCCGTCACCACGGTCGCCGACGATTCCGGCATCCCCGGCGTGATCGCGTGGTCGACGGCGGTCGACGCGAACGGCACCGCGCTCGGCGGCGCCGAGGAGCACACCCACGTCACCGGCAAGGTGACCTACGTGAGCGCGCCGCCCGCCGGCGGCCCGCACGATCCCGTGTGGATGAACGCCGGCGTGTACGACAAGCCGGTGCCGAGCGAGCGCGCGGTGCACACGCTGGAGCACGGCGGAGTCTGGATCGCGTACCGCGCCTCGCTGCCGGCAGCCCAGGTTCGGCAGCTCGTCGACTTCGTCGGCAAGCAAACCGTGATCCGGGAGCAGATTCCGGGGCTGCCCGGCCAGTCCAACCGATACCTCACCCTCGCCCCGTGGGCGGATGACAACCTGCCGAGCCCCATCGTCATCTCCTCGTGGGGCCACCAGCTGCAGCTCTCGGATCCCGCTGACGCGCGACTGCAGCGATTCGTCGATGTCTTCCGATTCAGCCGCACGTACTCGCCGGAGTACGGCGCCCCCGTCGACGGGGTCCCCGTGCAGACGGGAGGCGTCGCAGCGCGTTACGGCGGCACGGTACCCAATCCGAGCGGGAGCGCCGACGAGGCCTCTGCGAACTGA